GGCGATGGCAATATTGGTTTTTATTTAAAGAATACTGATGGAGAAGACGCTTTTACTATGGCGTCTCGGCTAAGAACAATCCAATGCAGCGACGATAAATACAATGATTTAGCGGTTAGATTTTCAAATGAATACGCTGAATTTACATTACCCAGCGGTGCAGTGGTGAGGCTGAGGTGGGAATATTTATATGGTTATGTTGTTATTTATTATAAATCCTACTCGCAGACATACAGCCACTCACAGCCATTGGTAAATACCCCCTTTGGCGCAAAACCATCCGATACTTACACATTTACGGCACACGTAAATAATCCCGGTTGGCTTGATTGCTCATTGCAAGTCGTTTATATGGACTGAGTGATAGAGTTAACCGTGGGTTTCTATGTGCTCACTAAGCTTTGCGATACGCAGGCTCATACCTTCTATAATTCTATCTTTAATTTTTTCACGTATTACATTTGGTAAGCGAGTCAGTGCTTCTGGTGTAATAGCAAGTACTATGGTGTCGGTTTTAGCGCGAGCGCTGGTACTACGCTCGCGGTTATTTATAAAGGCGCCTTCACCAATAAACTCACCAGGCTCTATAGTGCCAAGCTCCAGCAAGTGGTTATGTTTAAAAACAAGTAACGCACCACTTAATACAATGTATAAGCGTTTGTCGTTATCGTATTGTTTAAACAAAAATTGATGCTGGTTAACTAAATACAATAACCCAAACGACTCTAGTAGCATTTGTCGTTCAGCAAGGGTGAAGTCTTTAAAAAAGTGTAATCTATTCACTATTTCCATTTGTTTAAATAATGGAATGTGTTCTATTAATTTCATCCTAGGGCCAACGAGTAACAGTTCGAAACTAGCTAATATTGCGCTCTTTTAATTTGCGGGTCAACGTGTTGCGCCCCCAACCAATTTTTATGGCTGCATCTTGTTTGTGGCCAGAGCAATTAGCCAGTGCTGTTTTTATAAGGCGAGTTTCAAGCTGAGCTTGAATATCTGGCCAAATGTTTTCTTTACCTTGCTTAAGTTCTTGATTTAGCCATTGCTGAAACGCATCGAGCCAGTCACCTTCTTGTTGAACAGGTGCCGCATCAATGATCTCTGGCGGGAGGTCTTGCTCGCTAACCAGCTCCCCAGGGGCCATAACAGTTAACCAGCGGCAGGTGTTTTCAAGCTGGCGAACATTACCAGGCCAGCTAAATAGCTTAAGTTGCTCTGTAGCTTTTGGGCTTAGTACTTTACTTTCTACTTGCAGATCTTTAGCACTTTTATGTAAAAAGTGCTGTGCTAGGCGCTCAATGTCTTCGGTGCGTTCGCGTAGAGCTGGCAAGCGAAGGCGCACAACGTTTAAACGGTGAAATAAGTCATCTCTAAATTTGCCCTGTTTTACTAAATCTTCTAAATTTTGGTGTGTTGCAGCAATAATACGTACATCAACCTTAATACTTTGATGTCCGCCTACACGGTAAAATTCACCATCGGCAAGTACACGTAATAAACGTGTTTGCACATCTAGTGGCATATCACCAATCTCATCTAAAAACAGTGTACCGCCATTAGCCTGCTCAAAGCGGCCTTTTCGCACGCTATCAGCGCCGGTAAATGCGCCTTTTTCATGGCCAAATAATTCAGACTCCACAAGCTCTTTTGGAATAGCGGCCATGTTTAATGCAATAAACTGGTTTTCTTTACGTGGGCTGTGGTTATGTAAAGCACTGGCCACAAGCTCTTTACCTGTGCCTGACTCACCATTGATGAGTACGCTCATACTTGAAGCTGACAGTTTACCTATCGCTCTAAACACTTCCTGCATAGCAGGGGCTTCACCAATAATATGGGCACTTTTTGGTGGAACTTGTTTACGCTTCGTTTTTTTAGTTGAATTTGCTCTGCAAGCGCTTTCGATTAACGCAACAGCTTCGTTTAAATCAAATGGCTTGGCTAGGTACTCAAACGCACCTTTTTGAAATGCGTTAACCGCAGAGTCTAAATCTGAGTGGGCGGTCATTATAATAACCGGCAGTCCTGGGTTTTGCTCTGCTATGAGTTCTAGTAGTGCCATGCCGTCCATACCTGGCATCCGTACGTCAGATACCAACACGGTTGGCTGGCTAAACTTTAGCGCGCTTAATACGTCTTGCGCATTTGCAAAGCTTTCTGCTTCAAACCCTGCACGAGTGAGCGCTTTTTCTAATACAAAACGAATTGATGCGTCATCATCTACAAGCCAAACTGTTTTCATGCCAACTCCAAAACATTAATCTGCAAAAGGCAGATAGATATTAAATTCAGTATGGCCAGGCCAGCTATCGCAGTCTATATAACCGTCGTGCTGATCTATGAGCGTTTGTGCGATTGAAAGCCCTAGCCCTGAGCCACCTTCTTTATTGGTGATCATTGGGTAAAACAATGTTTCGCGAACGCTTGGGTCTATGCCTGGTCCATTATCAGAAACCTGGATCAACAAGGCTTTTTTAGGGGCTTTTCCGGGGCGGCGGTACTGATGATTAATGCGGGTTTTTATTTTTATTTCACCGCCATCAACTAACGCCTGTTGAGCATTACGTACAATATTAAGTACCACTTGCTGAATCTTGCCTTGGTCAATAAACACATCAGGAATACTTGGGTCGTAATCTTTAACTAGTCTAATATTTTTACAATTATCTAATGTACTTAATTTAACAACAGACTCAAGTGTTTGGTGAATATTGCCATACGACTTTTGCGGAAGCTGATTTGGCCCAAGTAGCCTATCAACTAATTCGCGTAATCGGTCGGCTTGCTCAATTATAAGCTCAGCGCATTCGTCCCTTTCTTGTTGATCTACCTCATACTGCAATAACTGCGCCGCTCCGCGTATTCCCCCTAAAGGATTTTTAATTTCGTGGGCAAGGCCCCTTATTAAATTACGTGCAGCTTGGTATTGATGCATTTGGTTAGAGGCTTTGTCGTGTTTTATTTCTTCATCAGTTTTACGACATTCAAGTAAAATATAGCGTTCGTTTTTAAGCTTAACTTGGCGCGATGTAATGGCTATTTTTGCATGGCGAGAATCGATAAAGACCACGTCAGCTCTGTGCTGACTGCAGTCTACACCATCCACAAGTGAGTACTGGGCTATGCGCTCTAAATCCACAGAGTGATAATTAAATAAGCTGTTAAAGGTTTGCCCAATAATGCGCTTTTTACCTAATCCGAGGAGTTCGCTGGTGCTGGTGTTGGCATAAACAAGGGTAAAACTTTTATCAAGTAACATGACCGATGTTGTTTGGTTTTGCCAAATGGCATTAAGAAGTTCGGGGCTGAAATTTTGATTGTTTGACATTTTTGCACCACTTTAGTGCGTTAATATTTGCAAGCAAGTTTTAATCAGTAAATACTGCTGCGCTAATTCTATTATCTGAGTCATTGTACTTAGTTTATAGCCTTTCTCTGCATAACAAAGGTGCTAGGCTGGCTGATTGCAATGGCTTGATTTTGTTTATTATAAAGTTTGAGATACAAAGTATGAGTGCCGTTTTCTACATCCCGTATAGCAAACGTTGATAAACCGCTTGCGGGTCCATACGCATTACCGTTTAAAAATAGCTGTACAGTAAAGCCTGCCTCAAAACGCGGTGTTATTCTGCTTGTTACGTACACTGAGCCTGTGTTCTCGCGCACAGTTTGGTTATGAGTAGGTGACGATATCATAATTTGAAAACGATTAAGGCGCGTTGGTTGTAGTGAATCAGGGGTGTGTTTATCGGTATCAGACAAAGTAAGATCTTGGCTATTTAATTTTATTTCATGCGCGCCACTGCGTGGTGTATCTGAGAACACTAAAACACCATTTTTATCTTTCCAAGCATAAATCTTATCATTGCCTGCATAACTATAAATGCTTAATCCTAAAGCAAAAAATAGTAATAATATCCTGTAATTCACATTGCTACCCTGCATCTTTTGTAATTACATAACTTTAGTGGAGATAACCCTAATTTACCATAAAAAAAAGCCCGCTAAGCGGGCTTGAGAACACACATTTATTATCTTATCGATAATTTACTCTGCAGCGTATTAAACGCTGTAGTACATTTCAAACTCAACAGGGTGAGTTGTCATGTTAAGCTTTTCAACTTCTTGAGATTTAAGTGCAATGTAAGCATCGATTAAATCATCAGTAAATACGCCACCTTGCGTTAAGAATTCACGGTCAGCACTAAGTGCTTCTAGCGCTTCATCTAGTGAAGATGCAACTTGAGGAATTTCTGCTGCTTCTTCTGCTGGTAGGTCGTATAAATCCTTATCCATAGCATCACCAGGGTGGATCTTGTTTTTAATACCGTCAAGGCCAGCCATAAGCATTGCAGAGAAAGCAAGGTATGGGTTAGCAGTTGGATCTGGGAAGCGTACTTCGATACGACGACCTTTTTCAGATGGTACCACCGGAATACGAATTGATGCAGAACGGTTACGTGCAGAGTATGCAAGCATTACCGGTGCTTCAAAACCTGGTACTAAACGTTTGTACGAGTTAGTAGAGGCATTTGCAAACGCATTAATTGCTTTAGCGTGCTTAATAATACCGCCAATGTAGTAAAGTGCATCTTCAGAAAGACCACCGTACTTATCACCAGCAAAAAGGTTAACGCCGTCTTTTGCTAAAGATTGGTGACAGTGCATACCAGAGCCGTTATCGCCAACAACAGGCTTAGGCATAAACGTAGCTGTTTTTCCGTAAAGGTGAGCCATGTTATGGATAACATATTTCATCTCTTGGATTTCATCCGCTTTTAATACCATAGTATTAAAGCGAGTTGCGATTTCGTTTTGACCTGCTGTTGCTACTTCGTGGTGATGCGCTTCTACTACTTGACCTAGTTCTTCAAGTACTAAACACGTAGCTGAACGCCAGTCTTGTGAAGAGTCAACAGGTGAACATGGGAAGTAACCACCTTTAACACCTGGACGATGACCCGTGTTGCCGCCTTCATACTCTTTATCTGAGTTCCATGCTGCTTCAACAGCATCAATTTTGTACATAGAACCTGACATATCTGATTTGTATTTAACATCATCAAATAAGAAAAATTCTGGTTCAGGACCAAATAAAACTGTATCTGCGATACCGGTAGATTTCATGTACTCTTCAGCGCGTTTAGCAACTGAACGAGGGTCACGCTCGTAACCTTGTAGTGTAGATGGCTCTACAACATCACAACGTACAATTAGCGTTGCTTCTTCTGTAAATGGGTCTAATTTTACTGAATCAGCCACTGGCATAAGTACCATGTCTGATTCGTTAATGCCTTTCCAACCTGCAATTGAAGAGCCGTCAAACATTTTGCCGTCTTCAAAAAAATCTTCATCTACTTGGTGATGAGGAATAGAAACATGTTGTTCTTTACCTCTAGTATCAGTAAAGCGTAAATCAATGAACTTAACGTCATTTTCTTTAATAAAATCTAAAACCGATTGTGACATGTGTCCTCCAACTGTTGGGTTTTATTATTGCTGCATTAAATGCTTTGGTTTTTAGTAAGCTGATTCTATGCCATTATTTTAACCTACTGTTTATTAAGTTAAAAAATATGACTGCACAAAAATGGCCATGCGCATTGCACTTTATTGGTGCGTAAAATATCCATAATGGTGCAAAAAATTCACACTTAAATTTGCATGTATTTTAATCACCTAAATCAGCTTAACTGAAATAGTAAATAGTGCCAAAGCAATCAACAAATTAGCCAAAAAATGACAATTTATGTAATTTGTCGAAATTTATTTCATATAAATGTCATATAAAAAACAGATACTTAGTAAAAGTATTAAGAAAGTTTTTAAAATTGTATTGGATAAACTTTCATCCATGTCATTAATGAGGGATAATATGCGCCCTTTTAAATCCTATGCTGGGACATCTGGTGAAAACGCAGATGAGTGCGTAGATCTTGCAGGATCAATGAGAATAAACTTCTCTGAGTAAAAATATGAGCATCGAACAGTTAAGAAATATAGCGATTATCGCGCACGTTGACCACGGTAAAACAACATTGGTTGACAAACTACTTGAGCAATCAGGTACATTAGAAACACGCGGCGGTAACGAAGAGCGTGTGATGGACTCAAACGACATTGAGAAAGAACGTGGTATTACCATTTTGGCTAAAAACACAGCCATTTCTTGGAAAGACTACCATATCAATATCGTAGATACCCCGGGACACGCCGATTTTGGTGGTGAAGTTGAACGCGTACTTTCGATGGCTGACTCAGTATTATTACTTGTTGATGCTCAAGAAGGTCCAATGCCGCAAACGCGTTTCGTAACGCAAAAAGCATTCGCGCAAGGCTTAAAGCCAATTGTTGTTATCAACAAAATCGACAAGCCAGGTGCACGTCCTGATTGGGTTATGGATCAAATCTTTGATTTATTCGATAACCTTGGTGCAACTGACGAACAGCTAGACTTTAAAGTAATCTACGCTTCAGCAATCAACGGTTGGGCTACACTTGATTTAGACGAGCCGTCTGACAACATGGAACCTATGTTCCAAATGATCGTTGACGAAGTATCACCACCGGATGCAGATCCTGAAGGTGACTTCCAAATGCAAATTTCTCAGCTTGATTACAACTCTTATAAGGGTGTAATCGGTATCGGCCGTATCAAACGTGGTTCTGTTGTGCCTAACCAGCAAGTAACAATTGTTAGTGCTGATGGCTCTACGCGTAACGGCAAAATTGGTTCAGTACAAAGTTACCTAGGTCTTGAGCGTATCGAAACAGAAAAAGCTTACGCTGGTAACATTGTAACTGTAACAGGTCTTGGCGAGCTTAAGATTTCAGATACTGTTTGTTGTCCTAATAACGTTGAAGCATTACCACCACTAAGTGTTGATGAGCCAACAGTTACAATGACGTTCTCTGTAAATAACTCTCCTTTCTGTGGTAAAGAAGGTAAGTTTGTTACATCACGTAATATCCGTGAGCGTTTAGACAAAGAATTAGTACACAACGTTGCACTTCGTGTTGCAGATACAGATAACCCAGATAGCTTCCGCGTATCGGGCCGTGGTGAATTACACCTTGGTATCTTAATCGAAAACATGCGTCGTGAAGGTTACGAGCTAGCTGTATCTCGTCCTGAAGTAATCTTACGTACTGTTGATGGCGTATTAGAAGAACCGTACGAAACACTAACAATTGACTGTGAAGAAGAGCACCAAGGCTCTATCATGGAGCAAATTGGTCTTCGTAAAGGTGAACTTACTGATATGGCACCAGATGGCAAAGGCCGTATGCGTTTAGACTTTATGATCCCAAGCCGTGGTTTAATCGGTTTCCAAACTGAGTTCATGACACTTACTTCAGGCTCTGGTTTACTTTACCATACGTTCGATCACTACGGTCCGCATAAAGGTGGCGAGCTAGGTGTTCGTAAGAACGGTGTAATGATTGCAAATGCAACAGGTAAAGCACTTACTAACGCATTATTCAACTTACAAGAGCGTGGTAAATTATTCATCGGTCACGGTGTTGAAGTTTACGAAGGTATGGTTATCGGTATTCATAGCCGCGATAACGACCTTACAGTAAACGCACTTAAAGGTAAGCAACTTACTAACGTTCGTGCATCTGGTACAGATGAAGCACAAACACTTACGCCACCATTGAACTACACACTTGAGCAAGCGCTTGAGTTTATCGATGATGACGAGTTAGTAGAAGTAACACCTGAGAACATCCGTATTCGTAAACGTCACTTAACTGAAAGTGAGCGTAAGCGTGCGGGTCGTGCTGCTAAAGCTTAATTGCCTTTAGAATAAGCATAGTAAAAGCCGCTGTATTGCAAAATACAGCGGCTTTTTTGTTTTTAAAGTAGAGAAGCTTTCAGTTTTTAGTTATCAGTATAGAGCTCTAAAAGCGCAGCGCCTCTTATCCTCTTGATGAATAATTCACTTAAAAAATATTTGCACAAAGAGAAGGGAGTGAGCAGTAAATGAGTCAGAGCTTAATCAATCGATAACGCAAAGCATCGTAATAGTTGCTATATATTTTTTCGTTGGGTTTCGCTGTGCTCGACCCAACGTTTTCAATTATTGTATTAATGGTTACTTACTTTTTGGCAGCAGGGTGATTTTGCCAAATACGTCTGCATCTATAAAACCACGGTTTCTGTCGCCATTGACTGGTTGTACTTCATGGGAGCCCATAAAGTGCTCGCGTATTTCGCTGCCATCATTATCACAATACGCGAGCATAAAACCAATAACTTGGTTTTCGCTAAGTGTAATGGGTGTGTTTACAACGCCTTCTTGGTAATCGTTAGGGTAGAGCTTTATAGCGACTTCCCAGGTAATATTATAAGGCGCTTGGGTATTACGCTTCCAGTTACTCTGTAAGTGGTCGGTGTATAAATGGGCTTTTTTATCAGGGCCGTAATCGGCGGCTTGGTTATCAAGGCCAATATGATAGGCCAACGCGGTATGATTAAACTGATGAATACCGCCTGAGGCGTCGCTATCGATAAAAATTTCCAGCGCATCGTCATCCCAATATTTTACGGTTGGGTCTGGGTGTGTATCAATTAACACATCATCCACAATGTCAGCTTGAAGGTATAAATAATTTTTATCCCATAATAAACGATAGCGGCCTTTAAAATCTGCATCTGATGAGGGCAATGTACCATCCATTAAATGAGGCATGTCATGCCATGTTGCTTCATTCCATGCACTTTCAGATACGCCATCAACAGTTATAGGTGTAGAGGTATGCGCTACATCTATGGCCATGACCGGTGTACTTAATAAACAGCCTAACGCTAAAAAATGTTTTTTCATGAGTTTCTCAAAACTTTTATTGATATAACAATCATCCTAAAGCAGTTGAGCAATGAGTTACAGTGAAATACTTTCGCCTTCGTTGAGAATATATAGCGGCGTTTGAGTGTTCATTTCATCAGCCATATGTAATAAGCGCAGCAAGGCTGAATGGCTAGTGTGATCGCCCATTCTCCAACTTGAGTTACCATAACCCCACGGTATCATTACTTTGCAGTTAAGATCTTGTGATGCGGTAAGTGCATCCTCAGGTGTAGTGTGCACATAACGATACCATTTGGGGCTCTCTTCGCTGTAATACGAGGCTATGGGCAGTAGGCATATGTCTATATCGCCATATTTTTGTTGAATGTCTTTAAAGTGCTTTGAATAACCGGTGTCGCCTGCAAAAAATAAGGTATTGCCGTTTTGCTCAAGTAACCAGCCATTCCAAAGGTCTTTATCGTTATCTTCATAAATAAAAGGCACTAATATACGGCTACTAAAATGATGCGCTGGTAAGGCGTGAATTGTTAAATCATTAAATTGTGTTTTTGCGTACCAAGCCATTTCGCTAATGTTAAATCCGCCAGTAGGGAAGTTGTCGGCCAAACCGAGTGGCGTTAAGTAGCGAGGTTTATTACCAAGCTCTTTTATATCGGCTTTATTAAAATGATCGTAATGAATATGCGAGTACATCACTGCACTTAAGTTTTTAAGCTCGTGTTGTGTAAGCCAATCGCCGGGTTGCCTGTAAAACCCTGAGGCTAACCTAAAGGCTAAATCAACAGGGGAATCAAATTGCTCTTTTACAGGGTCAAATAGCACGTGTTGCCCGTTCGGTGTGCGAACCATAAACCCAGCGTGCCCCAGCCAGCGTAAAGTAAAGCCCGTATTTAAATTAATGGGGTTTTGCTCAGCAATAAATTGGCAGTTTTTGCTGTCTTTTTCGCACTGTAATTTAGGGCTAGGCGGGTAGCAGTCGGTTTCGCAGGTGGTTAGGTACGTTTTTTTACCTGGGTAGAGGTTGTGGTAGCGGCCTTTGCGATCGCCATCTTGATGTAGCGGAGTAATGGTATTTTCCCCTGCAATCACCTCAATGCGATTAGCGGTTTCGCAAGCGCTAAGCAGTGTTGATGCAAGTATTAGGGTGATAGCTTTGTACTTCATTTTTATTGTTCTAGTTATTGTTTTTACTAAAGTATAACAACAGCAGCGCATTAGCATATAGTTCAAAGGTAACAAAAAGTAACATTAAAAAAGCCTGCAATTTAGCAGGCTTAGTAAACGGGTTTAAACTAATTAGCCAGCGCTATTCATTTGCTCAATAAACTTGTTCGAATCGGCAATTGATTTATTCATGTCATTCATCAGTACTTGAATGTCGCGTTTAAGGTTAGTGAATTCACCTTTAATAGCGGCAACCGCTTGTGCGTTTAAGTTATGCTTTAAGTACAGTACGTTATCTTGTAAAGAAGATAATACTGGTTCCATTTTGCTCTCGGCGCTGCGCATAGAGCGCAGTAACTGGCTAAATTGGCGCTGTGTTGCAGCTAACTTTTTACTGCTTTCGCGTTTAAGTGAGGCACTTTTATATTGCTCTAACTCATCACTCCACTCATCAAATAAAGCCTCGGCTACGTCTTCTACTTTATTAATGTTGCTTGATACTTCGTTAGCCGCGGCTAAGCTCGACTCGTAATCGTCGTTAAGTTGGTTGTAGGCATCTTGTAACTCGCCGCCATCAAAATTAATTAAGGTTGTTAGGCGCTCAAGTGCGGATTGAAATTCTTCTTGCGACTCTTGCTGTGAATCTTTGGTTTCCTCTACGCGGTCAATAAGAATGTCGCGCTTATGTACACCTACTTTTTCCATCGCTGAATAATAGGCCGACTGACAGCCCGATAAGGTAAGCGTAATGGCCAAAACCGATGCGCTAAGTAAAGTTTGTTTTTTCATTTGGTTCCCTATTTACTAGTAAGTGCTGTAAATTATGGTGCTGATTGTTATCATAATCAAAATTCAATTAGCATAAGTCAATTGTATGAATGATAAGCTCTCCCTTTATAAACAGCAAGCTATCTCCTTTTTAAGGCAGCAGCCAGGCTGGTGGATGCAGTATGTTAATCGCTGTATCGACGATCAAATTACAGTGAATGCTGGCTACCTTGCCTATGTTACTTTACTTTCGTTAGTGCCTTTAATTGCGGTAGGTGTGGCAATATTTTCGGCTTTTCCGGGGTTTGAGTCGACCCGCATAGCCATAGAAAGCTTTTTATTCACTAACTTTGTACCTACCTCGTCAGATGTCATTAAAGAGCACATAAGCTCCTTTGCGGGCAATGCAAACCAAATGACAGCAGTCGGTATTGGTTTTTTAGCAGCGATTGCGCTGCTGCTGATACGTAATGTTGATGCCACGCTTAATCGCATTTGGCGAATTAAGAAAAAACGCCCTATGATGATCTCTTTTGCTGTTTATTGGATGGTATTAAGCCTAGGTCCGGTGCTACTGGGTGCAAGTATTGGTGTTACTTCGTATATTGTGTCGTTGGTTTCGTTTGCCGATCAGGGCATTCCTGGGTTTAGTGGCTTTTTATTAAAGCTGGTACCCTATGGTTTTTCGATGATTGGCTTTTTAATGTTATATACCTTAGTGCCTAATACACCTGTCTCTATTAGGGCTGCACTACCAGGCGCGCTTTTTGCGGCAGTTTTATTTGAACTGACTAAAAAAGGCTTTGCACTTTACATTAGTCACTTTCCATCGTACGAAGTAATTTACGGTGCTGTTGCGACCATACCTATTTTATTTGTGTGGGTGTATTTATCTTGGGTGGTGGTGTTACTAGGCGCTGAATTTACAGCATGTATTAGCCCAAATGATATTGAAGATACCCCAGAAATTGAACTTGAAGAAGAGCTAAACTTAAAGGATACGCATTAAATGCAAGGGTTAATACAGCGCGTAAAACACGCAAAAGTAGAAGTTAATAACCAAGTAATTGGCCAAATAGAACAAGGTATATTACTGCTTTTAGGTGTAGAAAAACCAGATGATGAACAAGCAGCCGATAAGCTACTGCATAAAGTAAGTAATTACCGTATTTTTACCGATGAAAACGACAAAATGAACTTAAGCCTAAAAGATATAGGTGGAGAGTTATTAGTGGTTTCGCAATTTACATTAGCGGCTAACACCAAAAAAGGCATGCGGCCGAGCTTTTCATCAGCTGCCACACCTAGCCAAGCTAACGAGCTTTACGAGTACTTTGTAACGCAAGCCAAAGCTCAAGGTATTAGCGTGGCAACAGGAGAGTTTGGCGCCGATATGCAAGTGAGCCTGTGTAACGATGGACCTGTTACCTTTAACTTATCGGTTTAATTATCAGATTTAGTAACAATAACGATATGATTAACAAAGCCTGCTACTTTATGCGGGCTTACTTTTACCCCAAATACATTTAGCAATAACTGCTGCAATTGAATTAACTGCGACTCATGCTGCGATAAAAAGTTAATAAATAGTGTGCCACCCACATTGAGCGCATCATATATTCTTTGATAAAAAGCCCGTTCGAATAAAAACCGCGGTGCATCTATTTGGCTAAATAAATCTAGAATAATCCAGTCATTGCTATGTGCTTTGCTAAGTATATTTTGCGCGTCATCGCATACCACATTAGCTTGTTTTTCTATGGCAAAAAAATCGCTATAGCAGGCGATAATATCAGCGTTTTTCTCAACGGATGTTATTTGAACGTGTGGATAGGTATGTTGTAA
The genomic region above belongs to Pseudoalteromonas sp. MM1 and contains:
- a CDS encoding CBM9 family sugar-binding protein, whose amino-acid sequence is MKKHFLALGCLLSTPVMAIDVAHTSTPITVDGVSESAWNEATWHDMPHLMDGTLPSSDADFKGRYRLLWDKNYLYLQADIVDDVLIDTHPDPTVKYWDDDALEIFIDSDASGGIHQFNHTALAYHIGLDNQAADYGPDKKAHLYTDHLQSNWKRNTQAPYNITWEVAIKLYPNDYQEGVVNTPITLSENQVIGFMLAYCDNDGSEIREHFMGSHEVQPVNGDRNRGFIDADVFGKITLLPKSK
- the glnA gene encoding glutamate--ammonia ligase, with amino-acid sequence MSQSVLDFIKENDVKFIDLRFTDTRGKEQHVSIPHHQVDEDFFEDGKMFDGSSIAGWKGINESDMVLMPVADSVKLDPFTEEATLIVRCDVVEPSTLQGYERDPRSVAKRAEEYMKSTGIADTVLFGPEPEFFLFDDVKYKSDMSGSMYKIDAVEAAWNSDKEYEGGNTGHRPGVKGGYFPCSPVDSSQDWRSATCLVLEELGQVVEAHHHEVATAGQNEIATRFNTMVLKADEIQEMKYVIHNMAHLYGKTATFMPKPVVGDNGSGMHCHQSLAKDGVNLFAGDKYGGLSEDALYYIGGIIKHAKAINAFANASTNSYKRLVPGFEAPVMLAYSARNRSASIRIPVVPSEKGRRIEVRFPDPTANPYLAFSAMLMAGLDGIKNKIHPGDAMDKDLYDLPAEEAAEIPQVASSLDEALEALSADREFLTQGGVFTDDLIDAYIALKSQEVEKLNMTTHPVEFEMYYSV
- the glnG gene encoding nitrogen regulation protein NR(I), with the protein product MKTVWLVDDDASIRFVLEKALTRAGFEAESFANAQDVLSALKFSQPTVLVSDVRMPGMDGMALLELIAEQNPGLPVIIMTAHSDLDSAVNAFQKGAFEYLAKPFDLNEAVALIESACRANSTKKTKRKQVPPKSAHIIGEAPAMQEVFRAIGKLSASSMSVLINGESGTGKELVASALHNHSPRKENQFIALNMAAIPKELVESELFGHEKGAFTGADSVRKGRFEQANGGTLFLDEIGDMPLDVQTRLLRVLADGEFYRVGGHQSIKVDVRIIAATHQNLEDLVKQGKFRDDLFHRLNVVRLRLPALRERTEDIERLAQHFLHKSAKDLQVESKVLSPKATEQLKLFSWPGNVRQLENTCRWLTVMAPGELVSEQDLPPEIIDAAPVQQEGDWLDAFQQWLNQELKQGKENIWPDIQAQLETRLIKTALANCSGHKQDAAIKIGWGRNTLTRKLKERNIS
- a CDS encoding DUF4124 domain-containing protein, translating into MNYRILLLFFALGLSIYSYAGNDKIYAWKDKNGVLVFSDTPRSGAHEIKLNSQDLTLSDTDKHTPDSLQPTRLNRFQIMISSPTHNQTVRENTGSVYVTSRITPRFEAGFTVQLFLNGNAYGPASGLSTFAIRDVENGTHTLYLKLYNKQNQAIAISQPSTFVMQRKAIN
- the typA gene encoding translational GTPase TypA; this encodes MSIEQLRNIAIIAHVDHGKTTLVDKLLEQSGTLETRGGNEERVMDSNDIEKERGITILAKNTAISWKDYHINIVDTPGHADFGGEVERVLSMADSVLLLVDAQEGPMPQTRFVTQKAFAQGLKPIVVINKIDKPGARPDWVMDQIFDLFDNLGATDEQLDFKVIYASAINGWATLDLDEPSDNMEPMFQMIVDEVSPPDADPEGDFQMQISQLDYNSYKGVIGIGRIKRGSVVPNQQVTIVSADGSTRNGKIGSVQSYLGLERIETEKAYAGNIVTVTGLGELKISDTVCCPNNVEALPPLSVDEPTVTMTFSVNNSPFCGKEGKFVTSRNIRERLDKELVHNVALRVADTDNPDSFRVSGRGELHLGILIENMRREGYELAVSRPEVILRTVDGVLEEPYETLTIDCEEEHQGSIMEQIGLRKGELTDMAPDGKGRMRLDFMIPSRGLIGFQTEFMTLTSGSGLLYHTFDHYGPHKGGELGVRKNGVMIANATGKALTNALFNLQERGKLFIGHGVEVYEGMVIGIHSRDNDLTVNALKGKQLTNVRASGTDEAQTLTPPLNYTLEQALEFIDDDELVEVTPENIRIRKRHLTESERKRAGRAAKA
- a CDS encoding cyclic nucleotide-binding domain-containing protein translates to MKLIEHIPLFKQMEIVNRLHFFKDFTLAERQMLLESFGLLYLVNQHQFLFKQYDNDKRLYIVLSGALLVFKHNHLLELGTIEPGEFIGEGAFINNRERSTSARAKTDTIVLAITPEALTRLPNVIREKIKDRIIEGMSLRIAKLSEHIETHG
- a CDS encoding MBL fold metallo-hydrolase; the encoded protein is MKYKAITLILASTLLSACETANRIEVIAGENTITPLHQDGDRKGRYHNLYPGKKTYLTTCETDCYPPSPKLQCEKDSKNCQFIAEQNPINLNTGFTLRWLGHAGFMVRTPNGQHVLFDPVKEQFDSPVDLAFRLASGFYRQPGDWLTQHELKNLSAVMYSHIHYDHFNKADIKELGNKPRYLTPLGLADNFPTGGFNISEMAWYAKTQFNDLTIHALPAHHFSSRILVPFIYEDNDKDLWNGWLLEQNGNTLFFAGDTGYSKHFKDIQQKYGDIDICLLPIASYYSEESPKWYRYVHTTPEDALTASQDLNCKVMIPWGYGNSSWRMGDHTSHSALLRLLHMADEMNTQTPLYILNEGESISL
- the glnL gene encoding nitrogen regulation protein NR(II); protein product: MSNNQNFSPELLNAIWQNQTTSVMLLDKSFTLVYANTSTSELLGLGKKRIIGQTFNSLFNYHSVDLERIAQYSLVDGVDCSQHRADVVFIDSRHAKIAITSRQVKLKNERYILLECRKTDEEIKHDKASNQMHQYQAARNLIRGLAHEIKNPLGGIRGAAQLLQYEVDQQERDECAELIIEQADRLRELVDRLLGPNQLPQKSYGNIHQTLESVVKLSTLDNCKNIRLVKDYDPSIPDVFIDQGKIQQVVLNIVRNAQQALVDGGEIKIKTRINHQYRRPGKAPKKALLIQVSDNGPGIDPSVRETLFYPMITNKEGGSGLGLSIAQTLIDQHDGYIDCDSWPGHTEFNIYLPFAD